Within Anopheles ziemanni chromosome 2, idAnoZiCoDA_A2_x.2, whole genome shotgun sequence, the genomic segment tttgtAATGGCAATaaagattttttattaaaaaaaaatgtattaaacGCTAGGGTGTGAGAAAGTGTTGTACAGAGCTGTGGAAAAAGTGTtgatgtaaataaaattaagcatgCCCATTATGCCTTTCCATATCCTTTGCCCATGGCCTAGGCAAATCAATTCCTCCTGTATTCAGCTGCTTTCTGTTCTTCCTATTACGAGAAAAAACGGTACGGACTTGTGCGCGTAATTAAAAAGTACAATAAACTACCGGTTCACACGTCGTCACCGCCAGCCCTTTGATCAGGACGCTATGGACGACAGTTTTGAAgcagtcaaacaagtgaatgAAAGGAGTGcacttgaaaagaaaaacgtgtaTACGCACTCACACCACATCAcccatgcacacatacacacgcagtCTGTCAGCAAACGAGTGTGACCGTAGGGATGGTAGGCAGCTTCCGGAAAGCATCAAAGCATACCAGAAATGCCACTGCTACTACGCTCGGAACCTGGACGCGGCGTTAATAGACAACGGAAACTCACATGGCACCGCCGATGCCATCGGATGGATGATATGATTGGTGGACGACAGAGCCCACACCCAAACGTACGTGGAGAGCTGGACGGGGTAATGTTTGGCCAGCAGCAATGATATCGGTCGGATTTCGTCGCAGCGCTTTCACCGTTCGTTCCGCTGGTATGCTTCCGGCGCCGAGTGGCATCAGGCACAGGACGGCAGACGGTTATGACCGCAGAGTGTTGGGGGCCAACTCATGCACCTCCCCATACGAAGCTGCTGTATGTGTGTCGGAAGGGATTGTGTTCGACGCGTCTTCCGCAAGTGCGATAGTGTTGCTACCCGAAACGCAAGGTGGTTGCTTTTCAACGCCATCCCTGGACAAACGGAGAGGTCTGTCAAACCCCGGGGGAGGGGTCGTGGCACCTCGTTTGTGGTGGCGACCCGCTAATAACTATGCCGCGGTGTGCCGTGTGCTACGCGGGATCGGGAATGGTGACACTAGaattgaaagaaagaaaaaagaagatatAGAATGTGAATTTACAATGATAACAGGGGTTtgtcgaaaaaacaaaaatggtcgAAAGGGTGTTGGAATTTACGaatggggttttccttttctaagAAACAGGTTTACATGGTTCACATATTTTGACGAAGGAAGTCTAAGTTCATAATTCCTGAACCTGTGCCataagtgtttaaaaaaaaatcttttaacaTCGAATTGACCTGATTTTGCAACATGTCCAAGGGTATCCTGTGCCATTCTTTTGTCCAATGGTCGCTTAGAGCCTTACTTAGGTGGATCGCGACGTTATCTTGTTGCAATTAATACTTTAGAAAGGATTAAAAAGGTGTATACAGCTTCTATCTAATTTTGGTTTCCAGGAAACTATCattaaatttatgatttaaatATGGCCTCATCTGAATGAGTGAAACATTATAAATCTTCCATTATGGTTAAAGTTTTAGCAACGAAGTTCAAATCACACTTGAAACATGTAATTTTAATTAGAATTTAATATGAAATAGAATAAAAGCCAAATTTCCATCAACCCGATCAATTTCAATCAGAAcatataaacattttaatcacTTATCTGACGCTTGGATGCCTCGTGCGTGGGATCAAATCGATGTATATTTTTGTGGACAAAATGCTTGATGTAACATGATAATAATTACGTGCCCCACTGATTGTTTCTTTAACTTACCTCTTGTTTCGTGGGTCCAAGTCTGCATTTTATCGAGTGTGTAAGTGAATGGATCGGAGTTTCTGCCTTTACCGGGTATCACCGGGCACACCGAGCTCTGGCCACCGGATCCGGACGCGCCTTCGCCTTCTTCAGTGTGCCTGCCTTCTGCGTATGCTAAATGTTGCATAACTTTCGccgttttgttgttgatggtaGGGGATATGCTGTAGCAGGGTTCTTTTGCACTGGTACTAGCAGTTtgtgtagtagtagtagtagtggtagGTAGGTAGGTAGGTAGGTAGGTAGTAGTGATAGCAGTAGTACTAATGATACTAGTTAGTCGTCTTATCataaacgtttgttttcttccgtttcTCCCTGTGCCCTCCCTCCCTTAGCACAGACGGATTCTGTGTTCCATTACAATGATTCTGTTTCTCTGCTACTGCTCCGCTACGTGGTGCTTTCAGTATCCTCGTGCAtgcttctgtttgtttttttttatcaattttttacaTCTCACACACTATTACACACGTTTTACGCTTATTTCTACCTCCCTTCGGCTTctctgttttttgttatttttaaaccttttGCTACTCATTCCCTTTTTATAGTTTATAGCTTCCCCTTTTCGTTCTCCGCTACCCTCCTGTATTTTACTGTATAGCtacgattttttctttccttcattCTCtggatttttctttatttcataATATAGAATCCTTCTTATTAAGCTGGTTTCTAGTTTTAATGGATCCTCGACGGTTTCCTACCACCTCCTTCTACATATCCATCGCAACAGTGTGTTTTCTTACCATAGCGGTAGTTCCCTTGCACCGTGGATGGCTTGTGGAGCGCAACAAAAAACCCTAAAGGAGAGCGATGGAAATGGCATTGGGAAGTGTGCTTGCTGCTTCCTCCCGAAGATGCTCATTTGCATacaccacacaaacacacacagacatacaATCCATTGACCGAGTATGTGTTTGCATTGTAAGTACATTGCGGTGTCCTGTGGCTAcacaaaaaagggcttcgGCTTACAAGGTCCCACAGGATGCGGACCAAGTGACCAAAGTGTGTAAAATCCATCCCCATGCCTAACACTGGGAGATGCTTCGCTCACTGGGGAACGTTTCAAGCGCTTcagttacacacacacacactgcttTCTGAAGAGCTGCTGGCTAGGTGAGGTGGCTTTTATTCTCCCGTTccataaaaatgcaataatgCACCCTATTCACTGAGGGTTGGGGAAGCAAATTATCAGATTGTTTTTAAGTATTCCTCCTAGAAAGCCGAATGCAGCTTTCCCACGCAATACTGATGCTCTTCGGTGCTTACTTGCCCTGCGTGTTGGATGGTACGAGAGTATAGGGGGGGTTCTGTTGTTCtgcaatatatatatatatactttAATTTATATATAGAGGGGGGTGTTTTTAGCCTGTATATAGTGGATCATTTCTTGTTGTTTGCTAAATGAGTGGATGCGTTTGTTCCtgctactgttgctgctgctgctgcttgccaatttttcttttccgttttgtaATGCTGATAATGCAGG encodes:
- the LOC131282209 gene encoding uncharacterized protein LOC131282209 is translated as MIRRLTSIISTTAITTTYLPTYLPTTTTTTTQTASTSAKEPCYSISPTINNKTAKVMQHLAYAEGRHTEEGEGASGSGGQSSVCPVIPGKGRNSDPFTYTLDKMQTWTHETRVSPFPIPRSTRHTAA